One Paenibacillus sp. FSL W8-0186 genomic window carries:
- a CDS encoding histidine kinase, translated as MFKTNSIVFKFLVPLTIILFILFSVLLLSNIYSLEVVRNHFLNNARNTLEIYVENIHNNLSIYSKDLTEVFENNIDIAIDRSNNGDDSSYFQDIQLMNALKAKVSNNYSSDGVFIKLPGSAATLIQFGNRSEIADKLILADFLDRHEFRPDSQTEIDQWTGLIIQDQHYLFKFITYNDITFGTFVKASSLLSIAEREGDGFGHYVLSNHEGIILASTDSGFVGGEAALRGLRDRHEDSYLFISEPINEFGQIIHIAAKQNIFSGLKLIQWLIISLGVISIIVIPLLLRWLAKDILQPILELVRAAKEVETGQPEFPLPSERYSLEFMKLFHSFHSMVNEITTLKIRTYEEQIEKSRNELKYLQMQIRPHFFLNAISTISSLSYQQKNEEIREWISLLSKHLRYMFKGAFTFVPIYEEMSHVENYIRMQEIRYPDQIFYMTDIDYRAGEIEIPQFLIQTFVENIFKHAMTYGEMLSIFIRADIEMLNEEPFVRIVVEDNGEGFPEALQIHEPVQQEARETDGQVGIANIRRTLQLIYKRDDLLYLSNVERSGARVELRIPVYARAD; from the coding sequence ATGTTTAAAACGAACAGCATTGTTTTCAAATTCTTGGTACCCCTGACGATTATTCTATTCATTCTGTTCTCGGTGCTGCTCCTGAGCAATATTTACTCGCTGGAAGTGGTGCGTAATCATTTTCTCAACAATGCCCGGAATACCCTAGAGATTTATGTGGAGAACATTCATAACAACCTCAGCATTTACTCCAAAGATCTGACCGAGGTGTTTGAGAATAACATCGACATCGCTATAGATCGTTCTAACAATGGTGATGACAGCAGTTATTTTCAGGATATTCAGTTAATGAATGCTTTAAAAGCCAAGGTCTCTAACAACTATTCCAGCGATGGGGTGTTCATCAAGCTCCCTGGCAGTGCGGCAACGCTTATTCAATTTGGAAATCGCTCTGAAATAGCCGATAAGCTGATTTTGGCTGATTTCCTGGATCGTCATGAATTCAGGCCGGATTCCCAGACAGAAATAGACCAATGGACAGGTTTAATCATTCAAGATCAGCATTATTTATTCAAATTTATTACGTACAATGACATTACTTTTGGCACATTCGTGAAGGCAAGCAGTTTGTTATCGATCGCGGAGAGGGAAGGGGACGGCTTCGGCCATTATGTCTTAAGCAACCATGAAGGGATTATTCTTGCTTCGACAGACTCCGGGTTCGTTGGCGGTGAAGCAGCGCTACGGGGGCTTCGGGACAGGCATGAGGATAGCTATCTATTTATATCCGAGCCGATCAACGAGTTTGGCCAAATCATCCATATTGCAGCGAAGCAAAATATTTTTTCCGGTCTAAAGTTGATCCAATGGCTTATCATTTCGCTTGGCGTCATTTCTATTATCGTGATTCCGCTGTTGCTCCGGTGGCTGGCAAAAGACATTTTACAGCCGATTCTGGAACTAGTCCGAGCGGCTAAAGAAGTGGAAACAGGGCAGCCGGAATTCCCTCTCCCGTCGGAACGTTATTCGCTGGAGTTTATGAAACTATTTCACTCTTTTCATTCTATGGTAAACGAGATTACGACTTTGAAAATTCGTACCTATGAAGAACAAATCGAGAAGAGTCGCAATGAGCTGAAGTACCTGCAAATGCAAATTCGGCCGCATTTTTTTCTCAACGCGATCTCGACGATTTCGAGTCTCTCCTATCAGCAGAAGAATGAGGAAATCAGGGAATGGATCAGCCTGTTGTCCAAGCATCTGAGATACATGTTTAAGGGCGCGTTTACGTTCGTTCCCATTTATGAAGAGATGAGTCACGTCGAAAATTATATTCGCATGCAAGAGATTCGATACCCCGATCAGATCTTTTACATGACAGACATCGATTACAGGGCAGGAGAAATTGAAATACCGCAATTTTTGATTCAAACCTTTGTGGAGAACATCTTTAAGCATGCCATGACCTATGGGGAGATGTTGTCTATATTTATTCGGGCTGACATTGAAATGCTGAATGAGGAACCCTTCGTTAGAATCGTGGTGGAAGATAACGGAGAGGGATTTCCCGAGGCGTTACAGATTCATGAACCTGTACAGCAAGAAGCCAGGGAAACCGACGGCCAAGTGGGAATTGCCAACATTCGCAGAACGCTTCAGTTGATCTACAAGCGAGACGATCTATTGTATCTCTCGAATGTGGAGCGGTCTGGTGCGAGAGTTGAGCTGCGAATTCCTGTTTATGCAAGGGCGGATTGA
- a CDS encoding helix-turn-helix domain-containing protein — MHCLLIDDDIPTIEVLRDMIRWNDFGIMRVSQAHSVQEAKAIFAVEAPDLVICDIEMPRGTGIDMIKWVREQGYEGAFIFLTCHESFDFASTAISYNADSYLTKPLDKLKLEAALRKSVESLKRKRMLGEYRKLGLTWLKNKAFVEKSFWKDVLSGTINSRLDLIQVEIRKRDLSLSVEQGYILFLASAQRHDLDQHWDMNVFIYALSNLSSEVMFDQPGHERVITYPTDSRIYTMIVYEARENNDQLHVKAERLNRLCRQYFKCHVTCYISEERSIEELAQAKAELENMDISNLIFRGGIHYERDHFNYNTSERYTLNTRHYAALFVQKEQIQIVNQLKKELEQLTAHNKLDPATLHSIREDFLQVVYSFLAGNQIQAHKLFSDDVAQRLYQRSDGSIFDFMKWAHMITEISIETTKETLRSEGVVERAKRFIHQNFNLDISREDVAACVFLTPDYLAKVFKQETGLTIKEYLNEYRIEQAKRLLIESTASISVIASNTGFDNISYFSTLFKKLTGETPNAYRANHK; from the coding sequence ATGCATTGCTTGCTGATAGATGACGACATTCCTACGATTGAGGTGCTTCGTGACATGATCCGCTGGAATGATTTTGGCATTATGCGGGTGTCGCAGGCACACAGTGTTCAGGAGGCCAAAGCGATCTTTGCAGTGGAAGCGCCTGATCTCGTGATTTGTGATATTGAAATGCCCCGAGGTACCGGGATTGATATGATCAAATGGGTTCGGGAGCAAGGTTACGAGGGAGCCTTTATCTTTCTTACCTGTCATGAGAGTTTTGACTTCGCCTCCACCGCGATCTCGTACAACGCAGACTCGTACCTGACCAAACCACTGGATAAGCTGAAGCTGGAAGCGGCATTGCGGAAATCGGTGGAATCACTCAAACGAAAGAGAATGCTGGGCGAATACCGGAAGCTAGGTCTCACCTGGTTGAAAAATAAGGCATTCGTAGAAAAAAGTTTCTGGAAGGATGTACTGAGCGGCACCATAAATTCGCGACTCGATCTGATTCAGGTCGAAATTCGTAAACGGGATTTGTCTTTGTCGGTCGAGCAAGGTTATATCTTGTTTCTAGCGAGCGCTCAGCGGCATGATTTGGATCAGCATTGGGACATGAATGTCTTCATTTATGCCTTGTCGAATTTGAGTTCGGAAGTGATGTTTGATCAACCCGGCCATGAAAGGGTCATTACTTATCCAACAGACAGCCGGATTTATACGATGATTGTGTATGAAGCGAGAGAGAATAATGACCAATTGCATGTGAAAGCAGAGAGGTTGAACCGGTTGTGCAGGCAATATTTCAAGTGCCATGTTACGTGCTATATCAGCGAGGAGAGGAGTATCGAGGAGCTGGCGCAAGCAAAAGCCGAACTGGAGAATATGGACATATCCAATCTGATTTTCAGAGGGGGTATTCACTATGAAAGAGATCATTTCAATTACAATACGTCGGAACGATATACGCTGAATACGCGTCATTATGCGGCGCTATTCGTTCAGAAGGAACAGATACAAATCGTCAATCAGTTGAAAAAAGAGCTGGAGCAGCTTACTGCTCACAACAAGCTGGATCCGGCTACGCTTCATTCGATTCGAGAGGATTTTCTTCAAGTCGTCTACTCGTTCCTTGCGGGCAACCAAATTCAAGCCCATAAACTGTTCTCCGATGATGTCGCCCAGCGATTGTACCAAAGATCCGATGGCAGTATATTCGATTTCATGAAGTGGGCGCACATGATAACAGAAATTTCGATTGAGACCACCAAGGAAACGCTGCGTTCTGAAGGGGTAGTTGAGCGGGCCAAGCGGTTTATCCATCAGAACTTTAACCTGGATATAAGCCGGGAGGATGTTGCTGCCTGTGTTTTTCTAACGCCGGATTACTTAGCTAAAGTGTTCAAGCAAGAAACAGGTTTAACGATAAAAGAATATTTGAACGAATATCGAATTGAACAGGCCAAACGGTTGTTGATTGAAAGTACGGCGAGCATCAGCGTAATCGCATCGAATACTGGATTTGACAATATTTCCTATTTTTCTACGTTGTTCAAGAAGCTTACGGGCGAAACGCCGAATGCTTATCGGGCTAATCATAAATAG
- a CDS encoding ABC transporter substrate-binding protein: MRRKKGIVSLLLTILMLSSIVGGCGNSGDSKANSQGAGSGSAKADKIVFAMPSFNRIPDNINRVTEAINAITIPKIGVEVDFKVFGPADYAQKVNLALQSGEQMDVFTTLGQFTSYVSKNQLYPLEDLLPEHGKDLLAIIEKDFGPDMLKSTTLDGHIYGIPVNKGMSIPSNIVYNADMLKEVGFSADDIQSVDDMPKIFDAIKQKYPEVIPFGPVNVNPSDPGLIFLLKGMYEVDFLSDTTGIGVVIGDDSQVLNFYETEEFKRGVSMMREWFNQGYLEKDAATTSIAFSDMIASGRGFSFMASYSGLEAAKALSAQTGKNLEMKRIAPYYFETGAVNMVSWMVSSTTKAPEGAVKFLNLLYSDQELINTVLYGIEGEDYVKAGEHHVKFPEGKDASTVGYTAMLSTGIVGSESLQYQLEGVNWSDVELKLRENKETKMSPFFGFIFDPSDVKTQMSAVTNVVNQYLPGLVCGVLDPETSIPKFVKALNDAGAEAIIKSKQEQLDQWIAGQSTQ; this comes from the coding sequence ATGAGAAGAAAAAAGGGGATAGTGTCTTTACTGCTAACGATTCTGATGCTTAGTTCAATCGTGGGGGGATGCGGCAATTCAGGGGACTCAAAGGCCAATTCACAAGGCGCTGGAAGCGGATCGGCCAAGGCCGATAAAATCGTTTTTGCCATGCCATCTTTTAATCGAATTCCAGATAATATCAACAGAGTTACAGAAGCCATTAATGCAATAACGATTCCAAAAATCGGAGTCGAAGTGGATTTCAAAGTATTTGGCCCTGCGGATTACGCCCAGAAGGTGAATTTAGCTCTGCAGAGTGGAGAGCAGATGGATGTATTTACAACCCTCGGCCAATTTACGAGCTATGTATCCAAAAACCAGCTATACCCGCTGGAGGATCTTCTCCCAGAGCATGGCAAAGATTTACTGGCGATTATTGAGAAAGACTTTGGGCCGGACATGCTGAAATCGACCACCTTGGACGGCCATATTTACGGCATACCCGTCAATAAGGGGATGTCGATACCGAGCAATATCGTCTACAATGCGGACATGTTGAAGGAAGTCGGCTTCAGCGCCGATGACATTCAGTCCGTCGACGATATGCCCAAAATTTTTGATGCAATTAAGCAGAAGTATCCGGAAGTCATTCCATTTGGTCCAGTCAATGTAAATCCGAGCGATCCAGGCCTTATTTTCCTGTTAAAAGGAATGTACGAGGTTGATTTCCTATCAGACACCACCGGGATCGGGGTAGTTATCGGCGACGATTCACAGGTATTGAACTTTTACGAAACGGAGGAGTTCAAACGTGGCGTCAGCATGATGAGAGAATGGTTCAATCAAGGCTATCTGGAGAAGGATGCGGCGACAACCTCAATCGCTTTCTCGGATATGATTGCCTCCGGGCGGGGATTCTCCTTTATGGCCTCGTACAGCGGCTTGGAAGCTGCGAAGGCATTAAGCGCGCAAACGGGCAAAAACCTAGAGATGAAGCGGATCGCCCCCTATTATTTTGAGACCGGTGCGGTAAATATGGTGAGTTGGATGGTTTCCAGTACGACCAAAGCTCCGGAAGGGGCTGTGAAGTTCCTTAACCTGCTGTATTCGGATCAAGAATTGATCAATACCGTATTGTATGGCATCGAAGGCGAGGATTACGTCAAGGCTGGCGAGCATCATGTGAAATTTCCAGAAGGCAAGGATGCTTCCACCGTGGGCTATACCGCCATGCTGAGTACGGGAATTGTAGGCTCCGAATCTTTGCAGTATCAGCTTGAAGGCGTAAATTGGTCAGATGTGGAACTGAAGCTGCGAGAGAATAAGGAAACGAAGATGTCCCCGTTCTTTGGCTTCATCTTTGATCCTAGCGATGTAAAAACACAAATGAGTGCGGTTACCAACGTAGTGAACCAGTATCTGCCTGGCCTTGTATGCGGAGTATTGGATCCTGAGACGTCCATTCCGAAGTTTGTAAAGGCGTTAAACGATGCGGGGGCTGAGGCGATTATTAAGAGCAAACAAGAACAACTGGATCAGTGGATTGCTGGACAAAGCACCCAGTAA
- a CDS encoding ABC transporter permease subunit: protein MTTTTAKSKGPKKTLPLLLLAAPGLLYFIINSYIPMIGIFIAFKDINYAKGIFRSDWIGFDNFKFLFQTSDAWIMTRNTLLYNVAFIVLGTILSILIAILMSELLSKAFSKIFHTSLILPNLISMVVLSYLVFAFLNADSGFINNSILIPLGLPEINWYSEPQYWPFLLVFIQLWKTAGYGSIVYIAFIAGIDKSVYEAAKIDGAGKLKQIWTITLPLLKPTIVILTLMSIGRIFNSDFGLFYQVPLNSGALYSTTQTIDTYVYRALMQVNDIGMSAAAGLYQSLVGFILVMVANAIVKKVNADNALF from the coding sequence ATGACAACCACAACGGCGAAATCGAAAGGACCCAAAAAGACGCTTCCGCTCTTGCTTCTAGCGGCTCCCGGGCTGCTCTACTTTATTATAAACAGTTATATTCCCATGATAGGTATCTTTATTGCCTTTAAGGATATCAACTATGCCAAAGGGATATTCCGAAGTGATTGGATCGGATTCGACAATTTTAAGTTTCTGTTTCAAACGAGCGATGCCTGGATCATGACGAGAAACACGCTTCTATACAATGTCGCTTTTATCGTGCTGGGGACGATTCTATCGATCCTTATCGCGATCTTGATGTCGGAATTGCTCAGCAAAGCATTCTCTAAGATATTTCATACTAGCCTTATATTACCCAATCTTATCTCCATGGTCGTCCTTTCGTATCTTGTCTTTGCGTTTCTGAATGCGGACAGCGGGTTCATTAACAACTCGATTCTTATACCGCTTGGCCTGCCGGAGATCAATTGGTACTCGGAGCCGCAATACTGGCCTTTCCTGTTGGTTTTTATCCAGCTCTGGAAAACCGCAGGGTACGGATCTATCGTGTACATTGCGTTTATAGCAGGGATAGATAAGAGCGTCTATGAGGCTGCGAAGATCGACGGTGCAGGCAAGCTCAAGCAAATATGGACGATTACTTTGCCGCTGCTGAAGCCAACCATTGTTATTCTGACATTAATGTCGATCGGCAGGATTTTTAATTCAGACTTCGGTTTGTTTTATCAGGTTCCTTTAAATTCAGGCGCCTTGTACAGTACGACGCAAACGATTGATACTTACGTGTATCGTGCGCTGATGCAGGTTAACGATATTGGTATGTCTGCCGCCGCAGGTCTTTATCAGTCGCTAGTCGGGTTTATTCTTGTCATGGTGGCAAATGCCATTGTCAAAAAGGTTAACGCGGATAATGCGTTGTTTTAG
- a CDS encoding carbohydrate ABC transporter permease: MIQTRGERIFWLFSIVVMGLWAILAFLPFILIVVASFTDESALIRNGYSYFPEKLSLDAYLYMVSSASTFARAYGVSFLVTILGTSIGLLISSMLAYPMSRKDFKYHNVLAFIIFFTMLFSGGIVPSYIMWTKYFHIKDSLAALIVPNLLTNGFYVLLIRNYYKNNVPSELIEAAQIDGASELRTFFRIMLPLSVPVMATVGLFMGLAYWNDWINALYYITSPKYYGIQNMLINLMNNIQFLKSGQAGNVIGAGAVELPSTGIRMSMAVIGILPIVLVLPFLQKYLTKGVVIGAIKG; encoded by the coding sequence ATGATTCAAACTAGAGGTGAAAGGATTTTTTGGCTTTTTTCCATCGTTGTTATGGGATTGTGGGCTATACTGGCTTTTTTGCCCTTTATTCTGATCGTTGTCGCTTCCTTTACAGACGAGTCGGCCTTGATTCGGAACGGATACAGCTATTTTCCTGAGAAGCTGAGCTTGGACGCCTATCTTTATATGGTTTCTTCAGCATCCACTTTTGCTAGAGCTTACGGTGTGTCTTTTCTGGTTACGATTTTGGGTACGAGCATCGGACTTCTAATTTCAAGTATGCTGGCATATCCCATGTCAAGAAAGGATTTCAAATATCATAACGTATTGGCATTCATTATTTTTTTTACCATGCTGTTTAGCGGAGGCATCGTACCTTCTTATATCATGTGGACGAAGTACTTCCATATCAAAGACTCCTTGGCGGCATTGATTGTGCCCAATTTATTGACGAATGGCTTTTATGTGCTTCTCATCCGCAACTACTACAAAAACAATGTACCCAGCGAACTGATTGAAGCCGCACAAATCGACGGTGCCTCGGAACTGCGGACGTTCTTTCGGATAATGCTGCCACTGTCTGTTCCGGTCATGGCAACGGTGGGGCTGTTTATGGGATTGGCCTACTGGAACGATTGGATTAACGCCTTATACTACATTACATCACCGAAATATTATGGCATTCAAAACATGCTAATCAACCTGATGAACAACATTCAGTTTCTTAAATCCGGGCAGGCCGGAAACGTGATTGGTGCAGGTGCGGTAGAGCTTCCGAGCACGGGGATTCGCATGTCGATGGCAGTAATCGGTATATTGCCGATTGTGCTGGTGCTGCCGTTTCTGCAGAAGTATTTGACCAAAGGGGTCGTTATTGGCGCCATTAAAGGATAA
- a CDS encoding Nif3-like dinuclear metal center hexameric protein has translation MKVQDVIDRILLDSCGGKQLTDTCDQLVSGSPDMQVTGIVTSFMATVDVIKEAISLGANMIITHEPTYYTGADRLDWVGEDPVYLAKKKWIDDYGIAIWRYHDHMHMAQPDRIYAGLLKEIGWEKHQANEDSPWIYIIEQTTVGELAQFFKQKLSMDTLRIVGNPHMPCSRIGILVGGGSLGLGQEHMPMQLMREQNLDVMVCGEITEWTLCAYVNDAAMLGMNKAMLIVGHERSEEWGMKHMADWLQPLVSDIRVSFVDAKEPFRYL, from the coding sequence ATGAAAGTACAAGATGTTATCGATCGAATCCTGCTCGACTCCTGCGGCGGGAAACAGTTGACTGACACCTGCGATCAATTGGTATCCGGCAGCCCCGACATGCAGGTGACAGGGATTGTGACCAGCTTTATGGCGACTGTGGATGTGATTAAGGAAGCTATTTCGCTCGGAGCCAACATGATCATTACCCATGAGCCTACTTACTATACCGGGGCAGATCGTCTCGATTGGGTGGGGGAGGATCCTGTATATTTAGCTAAGAAAAAATGGATCGACGACTACGGAATTGCGATTTGGCGGTATCATGATCATATGCACATGGCGCAACCTGACCGGATCTATGCGGGACTTCTGAAAGAAATTGGCTGGGAGAAGCATCAGGCCAATGAAGACAGCCCTTGGATATATATTATCGAGCAGACGACTGTGGGGGAACTCGCGCAATTTTTTAAACAAAAACTGTCCATGGACACTTTGCGCATCGTAGGTAATCCCCATATGCCTTGTTCTCGGATTGGAATTTTGGTTGGTGGAGGGAGCCTGGGGCTGGGACAGGAGCATATGCCGATGCAACTGATGAGAGAGCAGAACCTGGATGTCATGGTTTGCGGAGAAATCACGGAGTGGACGCTATGTGCATACGTCAATGACGCTGCCATGCTAGGAATGAATAAGGCGATGCTGATCGTCGGTCATGAGCGAAGCGAGGAATGGGGAATGAAGCATATGGCGGATTGGCTTCAGCCCCTCGTTAGCGATATTCGCGTAAGTTTTGTGGATGCAAAAGAGCCGTTCCGGTATTTATAA
- a CDS encoding sugar ABC transporter substrate-binding protein gives MRRFLAMLLVGILIMTLVACGGNNTQTNGQPADPDKKGQEISGEITVFGWGGGEELQSRKEATKIFKKLYPGVKVNEIWLPADNIDVKLDAALAAGNAGDVIMMSPDWKGLRSKWFEDLNPYIERDNLDLEALLTQGVDGGYVDSDGKREGMPTTASDFMIAYNKEIFDKAGVPYPTNEWTWDEFAEVSKQVSSGEGANRVYGIVSHWILQSLAPFVYGGAPYNEDWTKQTLDDPNTIKGYQLFGDLVKAGAMPDDAAAKSMPMDQMFAAGKAAMYPMGLFEASTIAKNVGNNFEWGIVMPPKDPSGKTVNIKFQTGFAMNKASKNKEAAWAYIKTVSLNKEVGDLYSKVNLPAAKEAAESTFVNMKIENTDISMVDFVTGLQDAITFPWGGAISKAGDLYAQMWQQVTIQGKSAEDAAKEYASQIQSAFDSIHQNRK, from the coding sequence ATGAGAAGATTTTTGGCAATGTTGTTGGTCGGGATTTTAATTATGACCCTCGTGGCATGTGGAGGGAATAACACACAGACGAATGGCCAGCCGGCCGATCCGGACAAGAAGGGTCAGGAGATTTCTGGGGAAATCACGGTGTTTGGATGGGGTGGCGGGGAAGAGCTTCAGAGCCGGAAGGAAGCCACCAAAATTTTCAAGAAGCTGTATCCAGGGGTGAAAGTGAATGAAATCTGGCTGCCGGCGGATAACATTGACGTGAAGCTGGATGCGGCTTTGGCCGCAGGGAATGCAGGCGATGTCATCATGATGTCTCCTGACTGGAAGGGGCTTCGCTCTAAATGGTTTGAAGATTTGAATCCTTATATCGAGCGGGATAACCTGGATCTCGAGGCTCTGCTCACGCAAGGTGTTGACGGGGGGTATGTAGATTCCGATGGAAAAAGGGAAGGAATGCCGACCACAGCCTCCGATTTTATGATTGCATATAACAAGGAAATTTTCGATAAAGCCGGTGTACCGTATCCGACAAATGAATGGACGTGGGATGAATTCGCTGAGGTTTCCAAACAAGTATCTTCAGGAGAAGGGGCAAACCGGGTTTACGGCATCGTGTCACACTGGATTCTGCAGAGCTTGGCCCCGTTTGTGTACGGTGGAGCGCCGTATAACGAAGATTGGACGAAGCAGACATTAGATGACCCGAATACGATTAAGGGTTACCAATTGTTTGGCGACCTCGTTAAGGCCGGGGCGATGCCGGATGATGCCGCCGCCAAGAGCATGCCGATGGACCAGATGTTCGCGGCTGGAAAAGCTGCCATGTACCCGATGGGCTTGTTTGAAGCATCGACGATCGCAAAAAATGTCGGAAACAACTTTGAATGGGGGATCGTGATGCCTCCGAAAGACCCGTCGGGGAAAACCGTGAACATTAAATTTCAAACGGGATTTGCGATGAACAAGGCCTCCAAGAACAAAGAAGCGGCGTGGGCTTATATTAAGACGGTGTCCCTGAATAAAGAAGTCGGCGATTTGTACAGCAAAGTAAACCTTCCTGCAGCCAAGGAAGCAGCCGAAAGCACCTTTGTAAATATGAAGATTGAAAATACAGACATCTCCATGGTGGATTTTGTGACAGGACTGCAAGATGCTATTACCTTCCCTTGGGGAGGCGCGATATCCAAGGCGGGAGACCTGTATGCGCAAATGTGGCAGCAGGTGACGATTCAGGGCAAATCGGCTGAAGATGCGGCGAAGGAATATGCATCGCAAATTCAATCCGCCTTTGATTCCATCCATCAAAACAGAAAGTAA
- a CDS encoding sugar ABC transporter permease — protein MKARKNSIAKREERHFFFFISPWLLGFLIFTLYPMIFSVILVFTNMDMTGTGKFIGFANIIRAFVQDPLFYKSLLNTLYFVLVSVPVSLILAFLIALLLNQKIRGVGFFRTSFYIPYITSGVAVTLLWGWIFNAQYGLINYFLSLFGISGPSWLSDTKWAMPAIIIMGVWTIGNSIIITLAGLQDIPEQLYESAEIDGANGLVKVMRITLPLVTPTLYFNLIMGIIGGFQIFMQPYILTEGGPSYATYTYMMHIYNNGFKYSEMGYASTLAWLLFIVIMIITQIVNRTSKYWVYYDN, from the coding sequence ATGAAGGCGCGAAAAAACAGCATTGCAAAGAGAGAAGAAAGGCATTTTTTCTTCTTTATCTCGCCATGGCTTTTGGGCTTTTTGATTTTCACCCTGTATCCCATGATCTTTTCGGTCATATTGGTCTTTACGAATATGGATATGACGGGCACTGGAAAATTCATCGGCTTTGCCAATATCATCCGGGCTTTTGTACAGGACCCGCTGTTCTATAAATCTCTGCTGAATACGCTGTACTTCGTACTCGTTTCCGTCCCGGTCAGTCTGATATTAGCCTTCCTGATCGCACTACTGCTCAATCAAAAGATCAGAGGGGTAGGCTTTTTCAGAACCAGCTTTTATATCCCGTACATCACTTCCGGCGTTGCAGTTACGTTATTGTGGGGATGGATTTTTAACGCGCAATATGGACTTATTAATTATTTCCTGTCCCTGTTCGGAATCTCGGGACCAAGTTGGTTGAGCGACACCAAGTGGGCGATGCCTGCGATCATTATCATGGGGGTCTGGACGATCGGCAATTCGATTATTATCACCCTCGCGGGACTGCAGGATATTCCGGAGCAATTATATGAAAGTGCTGAAATAGATGGGGCGAATGGTTTGGTGAAGGTCATGCGCATTACGCTGCCGTTGGTAACCCCCACGCTGTATTTCAACTTGATCATGGGGATTATCGGCGGGTTTCAAATCTTCATGCAGCCTTACATTCTGACAGAGGGCGGCCCGAGTTACGCCACATACACCTACATGATGCACATTTATAACAATGGGTTCAAATATAGTGAGATGGGCTATGCATCAACCTTGGCATGGTTATTGTTCATTGTCATTATGATCATAACCCAGATTGTAAACCGGACCTCCAAATACTGGGTCTATTACGACAATTAA
- a CDS encoding carbohydrate ABC transporter permease, whose protein sequence is MDTYYKSKRTGDLIRYSLSYVVLIICAGIFIFPFLWMLSTAFKIPSEAYTLPPKLFPKTFTLDNFIEGWKYADFTRYTLNTLTVTLLATLGTVLSASFVAYGFARFKSRYNNLLFTAVLATLMLPSQVTLVPTYLLFTKMGWLDTLKPLIVPSFFGGGAFNIFLLRQFFRSIPKDLDEAAYIDGANAFQIYYKILLPAIKPALITVALMSITFHWNDYMSPLIYLNSDQNFTLAIGLQFFQNSFGSSQIQMLMAVSLITVIPVLILFFVGQRHFVQGITMTGIKG, encoded by the coding sequence GTGGACACCTACTATAAGAGTAAAAGAACCGGCGATTTAATCAGATACAGTCTGAGTTATGTGGTCTTGATCATTTGTGCGGGTATCTTCATTTTTCCGTTCCTATGGATGCTTTCCACGGCCTTTAAAATACCGTCCGAGGCTTATACCTTGCCTCCGAAGTTGTTTCCCAAGACATTCACACTGGATAACTTCATCGAGGGGTGGAAGTATGCGGACTTCACGCGTTATACATTAAATACGTTGACCGTAACTCTACTCGCCACGTTGGGAACGGTCCTCTCCGCATCCTTCGTAGCCTATGGGTTTGCCAGGTTCAAATCACGATACAACAACCTGCTGTTTACTGCCGTGCTCGCCACATTAATGCTGCCCAGTCAAGTTACCCTAGTTCCTACTTATCTCTTATTTACCAAAATGGGCTGGCTGGATACACTGAAGCCGCTTATCGTACCTTCTTTTTTTGGCGGAGGTGCGTTTAATATTTTTCTGCTGCGGCAATTCTTTAGATCGATTCCGAAGGATTTGGATGAAGCCGCATATATTGATGGCGCAAACGCCTTCCAGATCTATTATAAAATTCTGCTCCCGGCTATAAAGCCTGCTTTAATTACGGTTGCCCTCATGTCTATAACCTTTCATTGGAATGACTATATGTCGCCGTTGATATACCTGAACAGCGATCAGAACTTTACCTTGGCAATCGGCTTGCAGTTCTTCCAGAATTCCTTTGGTTCGTCGCAAATTCAGATGCTGATGGCCGTCTCCTTAATAACGGTGATTCCCGTACTTATTCTGTTCTTCGTGGGGCAGCGGCATTTTGTTCAGGGCATTACGATGACGGGAATCAAGGGATGA